The Streptomyces sp. NBC_01276 genome contains the following window.
GTCCAGCTGGGCTGGGCGCTGCAGATCGGGCTGATCGCGAGCGGTTTCGTGGTGCCCACCATGTTCTTCCTGGGCGCGGTCTTCGCGGGTCTGTGGTGGTGCTCGGTGCACTACGGCCGGCGGATCGACGCGATCAAGGCGCGCTGGGCCGCGCAGGCCGAGAGCGCTGCTCCTGACGCTGCGTGACGGGTCCCCGTAACGGCCCTGTAGATTCGCCCTACCGCACCCGTATGCCGCAAGGAGTTCTCACATGACCCAGCGCACCCTCGTCCTGCTCAAGCCGGATGCCGTCAGGCGCGGCCTGATCGGCGAGATCATCGGCCGCATCGAGCGGAAGGCCGGCTGGACCATTCCCGCGCTGGAGCTGCGCACGCTGGACGAGGCGACCCTGGAGACCCACTACGGCGAGCACAAGGGCAAGCCGTTCTACGAGCCGCTCATGGGCTTCATGTCCAGCGGTCCGGTCGTCGCCCTGGTCGTCGAAGGGGAACGCGTGATCGAGGGTGTCCGCCAGCTGGCCGGACCCACCGACCCGATCGCCGCGGCGCCCGGTTCCATCCGGGGCGACTTCGGCACCGTCACCCGGGAGAACCTGGTCCACGCCTCGGATTCCGAGGAGTCCGCGGAGCGCGAGCTGAAGCTCTTCTTCCCCTCCCTCTGAGGGGCGCGGGGGTCCTTCCGGGGCACTCTTTCCTGACGAGACATCAGCCAAATAGCGCTCATGACCTGGGGCGACCGAAGTAATTTCGGTCGCCCTTCGGTATTGCGGGTGGCAACCGGGAACGCCTGGACAGGACACGACGTCACCACTAAGGGGGCGGGTATCCGTTCCGGCGGGATTGCCGGAGTCCCGTCGCGCGGACTCCGCGCTTGCGGCACTACGATGGGGCCTCCACCCACACACCCACCTCGCCGACCCTGACAGCAGCCGCTATCAACTGGAAGGCCAGACGCTCCTCATGGGGAACAAGGGGAACAACATGTCGTTCATCGGCCGTGACATGGCGATCGACCTCGGGACCGCCAACACGCTGGTGTACGTGAGGGGCCGGGGAATCGTCCTGAACGAGCCGTCCGTGGTCGCCATCAACACGAACACCGGTGGCATCCTGGCGGTCGGCTCCGAGGCGAAGAAGATGATCGGCCGGACGCCCGGCAACATCGTCGCCGTACGGCCCCTCAAGGACGGCGTGATCGCCGACTTCGAGATCACCGAGCGGATGCTCCGGTACTTCATCCTCAAGATCCACAAGCGCCGGTACCTGGCCCGTCCGCGCGTGGTGGTCTGCGTGCCCTCCGGCATCACCGGAGTGGAACGACGCGCCGTCATCGAGGCGTCCACGCAGGCCGGCGCCCGCCAGGTGCACATCATCGAAGAGCCCATGGCCGCCGCCATCGGCTCGGGCCTGCCCGTCCACGAGGCCACTGGCAACATGGTCGTGGACATCGGCGGCGGCACCACCGAGGTCGCCGTCATCTCCCTCGGCGGAATCGTCACCGCTCAGTCCATCCGGGTGGCCGGCGACGAGCTGGACAACGCGATCATCCAGCACATCAAGAAGGAGTACTCGCTCCTCCTCGGCGAGCGCACCGCCGAGCAGATCAAGATCACCATCGGGTCGGCGTACGACCTCGACAAGGACGAGCACACCGAGATCCGCGGCCGCGACCTCGTCTCCGGCCTGCCGAAGACCGTGGTCATCTCGGCCGCCGAGGTCCGCAAGGCCATCGAGGAGCCCGTCAACGCCATCGTCGACGCCGTCAAGACCAC
Protein-coding sequences here:
- a CDS encoding rod shape-determining protein, which gives rise to MSFIGRDMAIDLGTANTLVYVRGRGIVLNEPSVVAINTNTGGILAVGSEAKKMIGRTPGNIVAVRPLKDGVIADFEITERMLRYFILKIHKRRYLARPRVVVCVPSGITGVERRAVIEASTQAGARQVHIIEEPMAAAIGSGLPVHEATGNMVVDIGGGTTEVAVISLGGIVTAQSIRVAGDELDNAIIQHIKKEYSLLLGERTAEQIKITIGSAYDLDKDEHTEIRGRDLVSGLPKTVVISAAEVRKAIEEPVNAIVDAVKTTLDKCPPELSGDIMDRGIVLTGGGALLRGLDERLRRETGMPIHIAEDPLDSVALGSGKCVEEFEALQQVLDAQPRR
- a CDS encoding DUF4233 domain-containing protein is translated as MRTLCASTLIGEFFIVGFAGLVAMKNPDLTQAQVWTVCGVTMLLSVLLCGMLSRPGAVQLGWALQIGLIASGFVVPTMFFLGAVFAGLWWCSVHYGRRIDAIKARWAAQAESAAPDAA
- the ndk gene encoding nucleoside-diphosphate kinase, whose amino-acid sequence is MTQRTLVLLKPDAVRRGLIGEIIGRIERKAGWTIPALELRTLDEATLETHYGEHKGKPFYEPLMGFMSSGPVVALVVEGERVIEGVRQLAGPTDPIAAAPGSIRGDFGTVTRENLVHASDSEESAERELKLFFPSL